From a region of the Dictyostelium discoideum AX4 chromosome 2 chromosome, whole genome shotgun sequence genome:
- a CDS encoding calcium-binding EF-hand domain-containing protein has protein sequence MYSTNSSSDDEEKELMDEIQLNQNLSGSFGGIGSSSNNIGASPGGDFINQMEQVFKTIDTEENGIISITQLRQEIESLTGESSETNPLIGKLLNFLRIVHRAEQPKNDDDEDENEDEQQEGDDQENTGGSDFEDDSSFEDLILNEKKQIEEDNTFVDLQSFLESMASYMDGEDPKKLREKQIEKLKLPKFKVPIDLLKKYNITPKFLSPLISGGNNSLNNNDSPNSGGGGSNMVFSHLNNSPSKSGGGGSSNKFNRLFTAKPMVTFEQFNQLITKLNYGKEIPKQKLLMHLHDLPTDKDDCIDANLFLSSFGGLNHPMSPKLTYNDDGEENLQQQRYNNEKKENQFNINSRGSGNTSPPNVKINNNNNTNSNSNTNINNTSTNNISQWNSKNTQIVDQLQDSYKILEKEVESYQSELSMLEKSRQIQDSTLKKKDQEIDKLRKEARFVDGMRDANKDLMVQNQNLKNQLSKLTLNEELLRESIDQEKDRLREAMESNVLKELELKKLKLLLKTQQNINNKLSMMVTFSDDTLQEGGGGGSGTNSPSGAGGSINFTSKRIKPTIDRAKQVLSRQKSDKFEIDKYSTIHANNNFSMFLKQQQLQLQEKQEKQYQQPYYYTSGTNSPQSLQSEFEELNKQQQGTTTPPLSQQNSINYDNNNNDNDNNDNDDGSSELDSLKKQLSGFDYQLPSEGSFDSPSHNQSFDSPTLLSSPPISQLISKVSDGPQPIQMMSPMTPPLPNQISSGNLSISLNATPSKEQSIKSLFSPNYIRTSSPSIKSTTTTTAPSSAPIYSSTPSTSTAAALLSPFSLNNPITTTTTTTTTTSNTVNSPLNNNNNNNNNTSSSSSTNIAGNSNSNSNSNSNLGYNTISSNSFNNIGGNGLTSSQLIQDQFNVGSIRRLKKSDIIRLHTSEMEEQNESAQMLITEAEKALEEFKKNSSLELQRLQKLLQEERQHSKTLEKQLSSQLDKNKEMVTGKESTNTSSWGGMQNFFSFVTNYLPSTLFCNLSSTS, from the coding sequence atgtattcaacaaattcatcatcagatgatgaagaaaaagaattaatggatgaaattcaattgaatcaaaatttaagTGGTAGTTTTGGTGGAATTggatcatcatcaaataatattggaGCATCACCAGGTGGAgattttataaatcaaatggAACAggtttttaaaactattgatACTGAAGAGAATGGAATTATATCAATAACACAATTAAGACAAGAGATTGAATCATTAACTGGTGAATCAAGTGAAACCAATCcattaattggtaaattattaaattttttaagaatTGTTCATAGAGCTGAACAAccaaaaaatgatgatgacgaagaCGAAAATGAAGACGAACAACAAGAGGGTGATGATCAAGAAAATACAGGTGGTAGTGATTTTGAAGATGATTCATCATTTgaagatttaatattaaatgaaaagaaacaaattGAAGAAGATAATACATTTGTTGATCttcaatcatttttagaATCTATGGCAAGTTATATGGATGGTGAAGATCCAAAAAAATTACGTGAGAAACAAattgagaaattaaaattaccaaaatttAAGGTACCAATTGACTTATTGAAAAAGTATAATATCACACCAAAATTTTTATCACCATTAATTTctggtggtaataattcactaaataataatgattcaccAAACAgcggtggtggtggtagtaatatGGTATTTtcacatttaaataatagtccATCAaaaagtggtggtggtggatcatcaaataaatttaatagattATTTACAGCGAAACCAATGGTAACATTTGAGCAATTTAATCAGTTaattacaaaattaaattatggTAAAGAAATACCAAAACAAAAGTTATTAATGCATTTACATGATTTACCAACTGATAAAGATGATTGTATTGAtgcaaatttatttttatcaagtTTTGGTGGTTTAAATCATCCAATGTCACCAAAGTTAACttataatgatgatggtgaggAAAATCTACAACAACAGCgatataataatgaaaaaaaagaaaatcaatttaatataaattcacgtggtagtggtaatacAAGTCCACCAaatgttaaaattaataataataataatactaatagtaatagtaataccaatatcaataatacatcaactaataatattagtcAATGGAATTCAAAGAATACACAAATTGTTGATCAACTTCAAGAttcatataaaattttagagAAAGAAGTTGAGTCATATCAAAGTGAGTTATCAATGTTGGAGAAATCTAGACAAATTCAAGACTCAacattaaagaaaaaagatcAAGAAATTGATAAGCTTAGAAAGGAGGCTAGATTCGTCGATGGTATGAGAGACGctaataaagatttaatggtacaaaatcaaaatttaaaaaatcaattatcaaaattaactTTGAATGAAGAATTGTTACGTGAAAGTATCGATCAAGAAAAAGATAGATTACGTGAAGCAATGGAATCGAATGTATTGAAAGAATTGGaacttaaaaaattaaaacttttattaaaaacacaacaaaatattaataataaattatcaatgatGGTAACATTCAGTGATGACACCCTACAAGAAGGCGGCGGCGGAGGTAGTGGCACAAATTCACCAAGTGGTGCTGGtggttcaattaatttcacAAGTAAAAGAATAAAACCAACAATTGATAGAGCAAAACAAGTCCTAAGTAGACAAAAATCAGATAAATTCGAAATCGATAAATATTCAACCATTCatgcaaataataatttctcaatgtttttaaaacaacaacaattacaattacaagaaaaacaagaaaaacaatatcaacaaccaTATTATTACACAAGTGGTACAAATTCACCACAATCTTTACAATCtgaatttgaagaattaaataaacaacaacaggGTACTACTACTCCACCATTATCACAacaaaattcaataaattatgataataacaataatgataatgataataatgataatgatgatggttcATCAGAATTAGATTCTTTAAAGAAACAATTAAGTGGATTCGATTATCAATTACCATCTGAGGGTTCTTTTGATTCTCCATCACATAATCAATCATTTGATTCACCAACATTATTATCGTCACCACCAATTTcacaattaatttcaaaagtttCAGATGGACCACAACCAATTCAAATGATGTCACCAATGACTCCACCATTACCAAATCAAATTAGTAGtggtaatttatcaatttcattaaatgcAACACCATCAAAGGAACAAtctattaaatcattattttcaccaaATTATATTAGAacttcatcaccatcaattaaatctacaacaacaacaacagctcCATCATCAGCACCAATTTATTCATCAACTCCTTCAACAAGTACTGCTGCTGctttattatcaccatttagtttaaataatcctattacaacaacaactacaactactaccactacatCCAATACCGTTAATTctccattaaataataataataataataataataacacatcatcatcatcatcgacAAATATAGCAGGAAATAGCAATAGTAATagcaatagtaatagtaatttagGTTATAATACAATTAGCagtaatagttttaataatataggTGGTAATGGTTTAACATCAAGTCAATTAATACAGGATCAATTTAATGTGGGTAGTATTAGAAGATTAAAGAAATCAGATATTATTAGATTACATACATCAGAAATGGAGGAACAAAATGAATCAGCACAAATGTTAATTACAGAGGCAGAGAAAGCATtggaagaatttaaaaagaatagtTCATTGGAATTACAGCGtttacaaaaattattacaagaGGAAAGACAACATTCTAAAACATTGGAAAAACAACTCTCTAGCCAATTGGATAAGAATAAAGAGATGGTCACTGGTAAAGAATCTACCAATACTAGTAGTTGGGGTGGTATGcaaaatttcttttcttttgtaacaaattatttaccttcaactttattttgtaatttatcaagtacaagttaa
- the trappc10-2 gene encoding trafficking protein particle complex subunit 10 — protein MSNVSPNSMNLNGSTSSTASVNDSGGGGGGGNVTSPTLSSSSASSISNSNSSSSNNLKPSTQPLSSSSTLNTPTQFSLQHSSSSSSLNNTNIDIIEHITISYQDESSIWKYIEAELPNHLPLKNISWKTKTGHTKVVEKMPIEILQYNDERVKAHYDNQNLYKKPYLYLYLVHCDDPDTYKNVVRAKIKQWVTQMTERQQEWLIVYVSLGPKRFSELTSKLTRTVFDRIKNDFNVKRDRCCQLRFLDTNNTSSGNNKDKDNDNGGGSSGTGLSTSTKQQDDLWDDFLIKMKEGIISSAEQYLTTYEDEIRKMDAKRTTPGWSYQNFFFIKEGLALIYERAQLYEDALMQYFELEVLFGDPNNRSQFDQITDEVLQPNSIHCNGNILDTSFKNYRKLIYENKISLFDFKVYLFARQSKLLFLLQKPIEAATKSISFITSMSMIIKQYPNSFAPMFKESWIFSTSMELIKACQDSFDKIVNGAQQQQQQQQQQLQLQQQLQQQQQQQTINGSAQKVVKSISSTTPISKLFGAFGPFGSSSSNTPSSTSATTAANGKNTPMPSNSGIASLSAGGSTIIAGLSGSQSLNNLQSAQLSGALNTQHYIRTPSLNLTSDLSERLTEKQDRESLDFLVGDLLFSSAQRLEELAIIIGYLPVDDYNSEMFFQNVEEVIFKSVENKKIEVDSMTAFSYQPLQVSLQSSKQFTQLYFELLGQIEKLYIQSNRMRSISRLTFAIANLNFKLKEFQIAENLFKSISNLYSREHWSYIEYAVKTRLSYCQKQLGHLVDYVTTCVGLLAPGLLTNRFEKDHYLSEIIQISRKPELNIVQPMIPLFKCKVTFKETVYRYFETIKINVRIKSNLISPIRFNNGAVSFVKSGFGDKLVFQLNDFLVEPGVNNFQFTAVGTTKATFVKDSIWLKIDNLSFGYSLRNADTAIGGGGGGTNTTTTTLPGEIKVIDSESQITLESFANSPLLFYSIQYVGIKLHTHSDTIEAGVLTFTSPTGATIIPTSSVIIIQSDDKTCETSSRTINLINDKLPLSQIGYNQTLEFYLPLMAVNTDTCTHQIRIELQHQKQTKEKFSSSLVSSILFINPLTIDESVINVNNRLFLKTIIQCNSPNMIQFNSYSLEGCDSEYQSPEQQQLQQQLQQQQQLSLSSSSSSISSISSKSSQQPNLYYLVKDHNHSLAPNLNLYPGQLVSLIFEIKKYENESLSSSTSPSSATDSSNSNGNNNNNNNNNNHSKNDLKLKIKYTSKMPQQDLDRPLIRECKSLWRDQNEFSWPIKIELPTYLYQIDLSIQSRAYVGTIVLFEIEITNLKQQQQQQKESNNDNGNEKQQKQQQLQYHIVADSQIWMISGKSKHTFSFNSDTVGEKLKFSCGLIPISSGSLPIPKVTLVGINNSNISYPKTKNEKIFVYPSPQIYSCHQLQDNNNNNNNSINSQTSTNKT, from the exons ATGTCTAATGTATCACCAAATTCTATGAATTTAAATGGATCAACATCATCGACAGCATCAGTTAATGATAGTGGAggcggtggtggtggtggcaaTGTAACATCTCCAacactatcatcatcatcagcatcatcaattagtaatagtaatagtagtagtagtaataatttaaaaccatCAACACAACCATTATCATCGTCATCTACTTTAAATACTCCAACACAATTTTCACTTCAAcattcttcttcatcatcttcattaaataatacaaatattgaTATAATTGAACATATTACAATTTCAT atcaAGATGAATCATCAATTTGGAAATATATTGAAGCAGAATTACCAAATCATTTACCGTTAAAGAATATATCATGGAAAACTAAAACAGGACATACAAAAGTAGTGGAGAAGATGCCAATTGAAATATTACAATATAATGATGAACGTGTAAAGGCACATTATGATAATCAAAATCTATACAAGAAACCATACCTCTATTTGTATTTGGTACATTGTGATGATCCTGATACCTATAAGAATGTTGTACGTgctaaaataaaacaatggGTAACTCAAATGACTGAACGTCAACAAGAGTGGTTAATAGTTTATGTTTCATTAGGTCCAAAAAGATTTAGCGAATTAACTTCAAAATTAACAAGAACTGTTTTcgatagaattaaaaatgatttcaatgTTAAACGAGATCGTTGTTGTCAATTAAGATTTTTAgatacaaataatacaagCAGCGgcaataataaagataaagataatgataatggtggtggtagtagtggaaCAGGTTTGTCAACAAGTACGAAACAACAAGATGATTTATGGGATGATTTtctaattaaaatgaaagaGGGTATAATTTCATCAGCAGAACAATATTTAACAACCTATGAAGatgaaattagaaaaatGGATGCAAAGAGGACAACACCAGGTTGGAGTTatcaaaacttttttttcataaaggAAGGTTTAGCATTAATCTATGAACGTGCTCAATTATATGAGGATGCATTAATGCaatattttgaattggaAGTACTTTTCGGTGATCCAAATAATAGGTCACAATTTGATCAAATCACTGATGAAGTTTTACAACCAAATAGTATTCATTGTAATGGTAACATTTTAGATACTtcctttaaaaattatagaaagttaatttatgaaaataaaattagtttatttgattttaaagtttatttatttgcaaGACAATCAAAA ttattatttttattacaaaaacCAATTGAAGCAGCAACgaaatcaatatcatttattACATCAATGTCAATgataattaaacaatatcCAAATTCATTTGCACCAATGTTTAAAGAATCATGGATATTCAGTACAAGTATGGAATTGATTAAAGCATGTCAAGATTCATTCGATAAGATTGTAAATGGtgctcaacaacaacaacagcaacagcaacaacaattacaacttcaacaacaattacaacaacaacaacagcaacaaacTATAAATGGTAGTGCACAAAAAGTTGTGAAATCAATTAGTTCAACTACACccatttcaaaattatttggtgCATTTGGACCTtttggtagtagtagtagtaatacaCCATCATCGACATCAGCAACTACAGCAGCAAATGGTAAAAATACACCAATGCCAAGTAATAGTGGTATAGCTTCATTAAGTGCAGGTGGATCAACGATTATAGCAGGTTTATCAGGTTCACAATCTTTAAACAATTTACAATCTGCACAATTATCAGGTGCTTTAAATACTCAACATTATATTCGTACAccttctttaaatttaacaagTGATCTCTCTGAAAGATTAACTGAAAAACAAGATAGAGAAAGTTTAGATTTTTTAGTtggtgatttattatttagttcAGCTCAAAGA TTAGAAGAATTGGCAATAATTATTGGATATTTACCAGTTGATGATTATAATAGTGAAATGTTCTTTCAAAATGTAGAAGAAGTTATATTTAAGAGTGTAGAGAATAAAAAGATTGAAGTTGATTCAATGACAGCATTTAGTTATCAGCCATTACAAGTCTCACTTCAATCATCGAAACAATTCACTCAACTTTATTTCGAATTGTTAGGTCAAATTGAGAAATTGTATATTCAATCTAATAGAATGAGAAGTATTAGTAGATTAACATTTGCAAttgcaaatttaaatttcaaattaaaagaatttcaaaTTGCAGAGAATCTtttcaaatcaatttcaaatcttTACTCTAGAGAACATTGGTCCTATATAGAATATGCCGTTAAAACTAGATTATCCTATTGTCAAAAGCAGTTGGGTCATTTAGTTGATTATGTAACAACTTGTGTTGGTTTATTAGCTCCTGGTTTATTAACAAATAGATTTGAAAAAGATCATTATTTATCtgaaattattcaaatttcTCGAAAACCTGAATTAAATA ttgttcAACCAATGataccattatttaaatgtaaaGTTACATTTAAAGAAACAGTTTATAGATATtttgaaacaattaaaatcaatgttAGAATAAAGAgtaatttaatatcaccaattagatttaataatggtgCAGTTAGTTTTGTAAAGAGTGGTTTCGGTGATAAATTagtatttcaattgaatgatTTCCTTGTTGAACCAGGTGTAAACAATTTCCAATTCACAGCAGTTGGTACAACTAAAGCAACCTTTGTTAAAGATTCAATTTggttaaaaattgataaccTTTCATTTGGTTATTCATTACGTAATGCTGATACAgctattggtggtggtggtggtggtacaaatacaacaacaactacattACCAGGTGAAATTAAAGTTATTGATAGTGAATCACAAATAACTTTAGAATCATTTGCAAATagtccattattattttatagtaTTCAATATGTTGGAATTAAATTACATACTCATTCCGATACGATTGAAGCGGGTGTATTAACATTCACTTCACCAACTGGTGCAACTATAATACCAACTTCATCAGTAATCATCATACAGAGTGACGATAAAACTTGTGAAACTTCCTCAAGaacaataaatttaattaatgataagTTACCATTATCTCAAATTGGTTATAATCAAACATTGGAATTCTATTTACCATTGATGGCTGTAAATACCGATACTTGCACTCATCAAATTAGAATCGAATTACAACATCAAAAACAAACCAAAGaaaaattttcatcatcattggtctcttcaattttattcattaatcCATTGACAATCGATGAATCTGTCattaatgtaaataatagattattcttaaaaactattatacAATGTAATTCTCCAAATATGATTCAATTTAATTCTTATTCTTTAGAAGGTTGTGATTCAGAATATCAATCAcctgaacaacaacaattacaacaacaattacaacaacagcagcaattatcattatcatcttcaagTTCATCAATCTCATCAATCTCTTCAAAATCTTCACAACAaccaaatttatattatttagtAAAAGATCATAATCATTCATTAgcaccaaatttaaatttataccCTGGCCAATtagtttcattaatttttgaaattaaaaagtatgaaaatgaatctttatcatcatcaacatcacctTCATCAGCAACtgatagtagtaatagtaatggaaacaataacaacaacaacaataacaacaaccatagtaaaaatgatttgaaattaaagataaaatataCAAGTAAAATGCCTCAACAAGATTTAGATAGACCATTAATTAGAGAATGTAAATCATTATGGAGAGATCAAAACGAATTTAGTTGGCCAATTAAAATCGAGCTTCCAACTTATCTTTATCAAATAGATCTATCAATTCAAAGTAGGGCTTATGTTGGTACAATAGttctttttgaaattgaaattacaaatttaaaacaacaacaacaacaacaaaaagaaagtaataatgataacggtaatgaaaaacaacaaaaacaacaacaattacaatatcATATAGTTGCTGATTCACAAATTTGGATGATATCTGGTAAGAGTAAACatacattttcatttaatagtGATACAGTTGGTGAAAAGCTTAAATTTAGTTGTGGTTTAATTCCAATCTCCTCTGGCTCATTACCAATTCCAAAAGTAACTTTAGTCGgtataaataattcaaatatttcttatccaaaaactaaaaatgaaaagataTTCGTTTATCCATCACCACAAATTTATTCATGTCATCAATtacaagataataataataataataataatagtattaatagtCAAACTAGTACAAACAAAACATAA
- the cdk9-2 gene encoding CDK family protein kinase, with translation MDTTTNNNIENNTTENIKKEEILEKQQHEAIKEESTTIKEEIIEKPNINNNNNNNNSNNSNNNNNNNNNNSRESTTNNNSSGNNIINNNNNNINNNINNNNNINNNINNNSNSSSNNNNNNNLPQNGSTHKEESTTSSSSTINSNPNPNPNPNPNPNPNPNPINKAPTIHGTVITTAMLTGIINSVSNMDNIRYNNSDSVWGSRSVDSHEKIEQIGEGTFGQVYKAKNKSNGDIVALKKVIMDNEVEGFPITAIREIKILKELNHANVVNLKEVVTSKASASNNHKGSVYMVFEYMDHDLNGLMDSPAFKYFAPGQIKCYLKQLLEGLDYCHRNNVLHRDIKGSNLLLDNNGILKLADFGLARPFNSSEKKQILTNRVITLWYRPPELLLGTFHYGPEIDMWSVGCIMAELLSKKTLFPGRNSIDQLDKIYQVCGSPNANNWPEAMDLPFWDALKPKREYNSLSLKDFYQHENPSFFTKEAFDLLDKLLCMDPKKRITASEALDHQYFWTDPMPVNPKDLPQYPSCHEYRTKKRLRQQNQNQNQQQNQQQQQQQPQNQHQQSQYQGANVNHHNNHNNNNNQPPPYQNGSGSNNSNNFKKQRTDYNQPPPPPPSSSSTSSSTQQPFNKGPYGQPPQVQPPGGSFVNGGNNNYPQNRNTLPQQGGGGNRPPQSQQNKNNFPTNNNSSSNSRNPSHR, from the exons atggaCACtacaacaaacaacaacatagaaaataatacaaccgaaaatataaaaaaagaagaaattttagaaaaacaacaacatgaAGCAATAAAAGAAGAATCTACAACaataaaagaagaaattattgaaaaacctaatataaataataataataataataataatagtaataatagtaacaataataataataataataataataatagcagaGAATCtacaactaataataatagtagtggtaataatattattaataataataataataatattaataataatattaataataataataatattaataataatattaataataatagtaatagtagtagtaataataataataataataatttaccacaAAATGGGTCAACTCATAAAGAGGAATCAACAACATCTTCATCCTCAACAATAAATTCAAACCCAAACCCAAATCCAAATCCAAACCCAAATCCAAACCCAAATCCAAATCCAATAAATAAAGCACCGACCATACATGGAACAGTAATTACGACGGCAATGTTAACAGGTATAATAAATTCAGTTTCAAATATGGATAATATTcgatataataatagtgatagtgTTTGGGGTTCAAGAAGTGTTGATTCTCATGAAAAAATAGAACAAATTGGTGAAGGTACATTTGGTCAAGTTTATaaagcaaaaaataaatcaaatggtGATATTGTTGcgttaaaaaaagttattatgGATAATGAAGTTGAAGGA tttccAATTACAGCAattagagaaattaaaattttaaaagaattaaatcatGCAAatgttgtaaatttaaaggaGGTTGTAACTTCTAAAGCAAGTGCATCCAATAATCATAAGGGTAGTGTTTATATGGTATTTGAATATATGGATCATGATTTAAATGGGTTAATGGATTCACCagcatttaaatattttgcaCCAGGTCAAATTAAATGTTATTTAAAACAGTTGTTGGAGGGTTTAGATTATTGTCATCGTAATAACGTTTTACATAGAGATATTAAAGGGTCAAATTTGTTacttgataataatggtattttGAAGTTGGCAGATTTTGGTCTTGCAAGACCATTCAATTCGAGTgagaaaaaacaaattctAACCAATCGTGTCATCACCCTTTGGTATAGACCACCTGAACTTTTATTGGGCACCTTTCATTATGGTCCAGAGATTGATATGTGGTCTGTTGGTTGCATTATGGCTGAACTATTATCAAAGAAAACCCTCTTTCCTGGTAGGAATTCAATCGATCAATTAGATAAAATTTATCAAGTTTGTGGTTCACCAAATGCAAATAATTGGCCAGAAGCAATGGATTTACCATTTTGGGATGCTTTAAAACCAAAAAGAGAATATAATAGTTTAagtttaaaagatttttatcAACA tGAAAATCCATCATTTTTTACAAAAGAAGCATTTGATTTActagataaattattatgtatggatccaaaaaaaagaattacgGCATCTGAAGCATTAGATCATCAATATTTTTGGACTGATCCAATGCCAGTTAATCCAAAAGATTTACCTCAATATCCATCTTGTCATGAATATAGAACAAAGAAAAGATTAAGACAACagaatcaaaatcaaaatcaacaacaaaatcaacaacaacaacaacaacaaccacaaaatcaacatcaacaatcaCAATATCAAGGCGCAAATGTAAATCATCACAacaatcataataataataataatcaaccaCCACCTTATCAaaatggtagtggtagtaataatagtaataattttaaaaaacaaagaacAGATTATaatcaaccaccaccaccaccaccatcatcatcatcaacatcaagtTCGACTCAACAACCATTTAATAAAGGACCTTATGGCCAACCACCACAAGTTCAACCACCTGGTGGTAGTTTTGTTAATGGTGGCAACAATAATTATCCACAAAATAGAAATACTTTACCTCAACAGGGCGGAGGCGGAAATAGACCaccacaatcacaacaaaataaaaataattttccaacgaataataatagtagcaGTAATAGTAGAAATCCAAGTCACAGATAG